The Faecalibacterium prausnitzii genome includes a window with the following:
- a CDS encoding SLC13 family permease — MTSQLIITLAILAFMIVMFVWQKFPMGVTTMTCCALLAAFGILSPSEAFGGFTNNSIILVAPMMALSSAITKTSIVPYIRNKVNSLSGKKGIVLILFFYLIVIAFVQFIPATATFSIMIVFLASLSNDGEVTPTRLLMPMLGISCAWKGFLPIGMGATSFATINAIYGTIITDEGYWLGMFDKFRVSILPVVCLTIYCLVAWKLLPKRGTVNAAEAKEVKETKTLPKAQETLVYVVFIAVMAVLVLNKWTGKLMYVAPALGVLVLIYGKALSVPEVTKALTADMIFLMAGVLGVATAMTKSGAGDLIGNAILGVLGGHPSSLAVMFLFSTVCIIMTTLMSNSATSNILYTVGATVCLAGGWDPRGIMLIVAIANVISLGFPSGAAETALIYAAGNYKLSQVAKFTVPYILIAIVTISLSVNFFFPIYG; from the coding sequence ATGACATCCCAGTTGATTATCACGTTGGCGATCCTCGCCTTCATGATCGTAATGTTCGTGTGGCAGAAGTTCCCCATGGGCGTTACCACAATGACCTGCTGCGCACTGCTGGCAGCGTTCGGTATCCTCTCCCCCTCGGAAGCGTTCGGCGGCTTCACCAACAACAGTATCATTCTGGTCGCTCCCATGATGGCGCTGAGTTCTGCCATCACCAAGACCAGCATCGTTCCCTATATCCGTAATAAGGTCAACAGCCTGAGCGGCAAAAAGGGCATCGTCCTGATCCTGTTCTTCTATCTGATCGTCATCGCATTCGTCCAGTTCATCCCCGCAACCGCAACCTTCTCCATCATGATCGTCTTCCTCGCATCCCTGAGCAACGACGGCGAAGTCACCCCCACCCGTCTGCTCATGCCGATGCTGGGCATCAGCTGTGCATGGAAGGGCTTCTTGCCCATCGGCATGGGTGCCACCAGCTTTGCGACCATCAACGCCATCTACGGCACCATCATCACCGATGAAGGCTACTGGCTCGGCATGTTCGACAAGTTCAGGGTCTCCATCCTGCCCGTTGTCTGCCTGACCATTTACTGCTTGGTCGCATGGAAGCTCCTGCCCAAGCGCGGCACCGTCAACGCAGCAGAGGCAAAAGAGGTCAAGGAGACCAAGACCCTTCCCAAGGCACAGGAAACTCTGGTTTACGTCGTCTTCATCGCTGTCATGGCTGTCCTCGTCCTGAACAAGTGGACCGGCAAGCTGATGTATGTTGCTCCCGCTCTGGGCGTTCTGGTCCTGATCTATGGCAAAGCCCTGAGCGTTCCCGAAGTGACCAAGGCTCTGACTGCGGACATGATCTTCCTGATGGCCGGCGTTCTGGGCGTGGCAACTGCCATGACCAAGTCTGGCGCAGGCGACCTGATCGGCAACGCGATCCTCGGCGTTCTGGGCGGCCATCCTTCTTCTCTGGCTGTCATGTTCCTGTTCAGCACCGTCTGCATCATCATGACCACCCTGATGTCCAACTCCGCAACGTCCAACATCCTGTACACCGTCGGTGCTACGGTTTGTCTGGCAGGCGGCTGGGATCCCCGCGGCATCATGCTGATCGTTGCCATCGCAAACGTCATCTCTCTGGGCTTCCCCTCCGGTGCAGCCGAGACCGCTCTGATCTACGCAGCAGGCAACTACAAGCTGTCTCAGGTGGCAAAGTTCACCGTTCCGTACATTCTGATCGCGATCGTGACTATTTCACTTTCGGTCAACTTCTTCTTCCCGATCTACGGGTGA
- a CDS encoding MBL fold metallo-hydrolase gives MEKKFFYASTAGRLGMSKEAMATHWEHAIPVYRNAPHVWNVGGQDNVASFLIDTGAGLILIDTGLCPETLYLLIDRIWRSGHDPKDIKKIFLTHWHGDHSSCARYLHEMTGAEIWLSKEDEVEHQRSLHDEEFQKHIPPMEIPDYTVTNFYDDDKPIVMGNMIIRTKLCPGHTPGVTSFFFEDTDEKTGKTYRCALHGGLGVNPMMRPQNLQELGYPVEMAHRFIKDCYELAKMPVDIALASHLNQNNILPNIPKDPDDYTVFVADYAWADVLINRAEAVKKFYPEIYGTSGQ, from the coding sequence ATGGAAAAGAAATTCTTCTATGCTTCGACGGCCGGACGCCTCGGCATGAGCAAAGAGGCAATGGCGACCCACTGGGAGCACGCCATCCCGGTTTACCGCAATGCACCCCACGTCTGGAACGTAGGCGGTCAGGACAACGTCGCATCCTTCCTGATCGACACCGGTGCCGGCCTGATCCTGATCGATACCGGTCTGTGCCCGGAGACGCTGTATCTGCTGATCGACCGCATCTGGCGTTCCGGCCATGACCCCAAGGACATCAAGAAGATCTTCCTGACCCACTGGCACGGCGATCATTCCAGCTGCGCACGCTACCTGCACGAGATGACCGGTGCCGAGATCTGGCTGTCCAAGGAGGACGAGGTCGAGCATCAGCGCTCCCTACACGATGAGGAGTTCCAGAAGCACATCCCGCCGATGGAGATCCCCGATTACACCGTCACCAATTTCTATGACGACGACAAGCCCATCGTCATGGGCAATATGATCATCCGCACCAAGCTGTGCCCCGGCCACACGCCGGGCGTGACCAGCTTCTTCTTCGAGGATACCGACGAGAAGACCGGCAAGACCTACCGCTGCGCGTTGCACGGCGGTCTGGGCGTCAACCCCATGATGCGCCCGCAGAACCTGCAGGAGCTGGGCTACCCCGTCGAGATGGCACACCGCTTCATCAAGGATTGCTATGAGCTGGCCAAGATGCCGGTGGATATCGCACTGGCAAGCCACCTGAACCAGAACAACATCCTGCCCAACATCCCCAAGGACCCGGACGATTACACCGTCTTCGTGGCCGATTACGCATGGGCCGATGTCCTGATCAACCGCGCTGAAGCCGTCAAGAAATTCTATCCCGAAATCTACGGTACTTCCGGACAATAA
- the garD gene encoding galactarate dehydratase, which produces MPERIIVKINENDNVAVAIHDLPAGAEFLPGLKTREPIPQAHKIALTDIPKGGEIIRYGVVLGYAKKEIPTGSWINEFMLDLPESPKLDNLPYGTNLKPMEALPMPERTTWMGYRNKVGPAGTRNLLGIVTTVQCAAGVLKVAVERIRKELLPKYPHVDGVVAVTHPYGCGVAINAPEAKVPIRAVTNLIRHPNFGGEIMVVGLGCEKLTYDRVLPPEDITPENVLTLQDYAGHDAMMQAILDMADKKLQKLEQRRREELPVSELLIGMQCGGSDAFSGITANPSAGYAADMIVRCGGTVMFSEVTEVRDGVQLLAARCVDAHVRDRLAEEMKWYDDYLAAGGVGRDANPTPGNKAGGLANIVEKAMGSIAKSGTSPIVEVLSPAEKPTKHGLIYAATPASDIVCGPSQVASGIGLQVFMTGRGTPYGLDVSPVIKVCSRNEMKEHWFDLIDISAGEVATGEKTIAEVGTEIYNFILDVASGTKQPYSDQYGFHNDMCIFNPAPIT; this is translated from the coding sequence ATGCCCGAACGGATCATTGTAAAGATTAACGAAAACGATAATGTGGCCGTGGCCATCCACGACCTGCCCGCCGGGGCGGAGTTCCTGCCCGGCCTGAAAACCCGGGAGCCGATCCCGCAGGCGCACAAGATCGCGCTGACCGATATCCCCAAAGGCGGCGAGATCATCCGCTACGGTGTCGTGCTGGGCTACGCCAAAAAGGAGATTCCGACCGGAAGCTGGATCAACGAGTTCATGCTCGATCTGCCCGAAAGCCCCAAGCTGGACAACCTGCCCTACGGCACCAACCTGAAACCCATGGAAGCGCTGCCGATGCCGGAGCGCACCACATGGATGGGCTACCGCAACAAGGTCGGCCCCGCCGGGACCCGCAACCTGCTGGGCATCGTGACCACCGTCCAGTGCGCTGCCGGTGTCCTGAAGGTGGCCGTGGAGCGGATCCGGAAGGAGCTGCTGCCCAAGTATCCCCATGTGGACGGTGTGGTCGCCGTCACCCACCCTTACGGCTGCGGTGTGGCCATCAACGCGCCGGAGGCCAAAGTGCCCATCCGGGCCGTCACCAACCTGATCCGCCACCCCAATTTCGGCGGCGAGATCATGGTCGTGGGTCTGGGCTGCGAAAAGCTGACCTATGACCGTGTCCTGCCTCCGGAGGACATCACCCCCGAAAACGTCCTGACTCTGCAGGATTACGCCGGACACGATGCCATGATGCAGGCCATCCTCGATATGGCCGACAAAAAGCTGCAGAAACTGGAACAGCGCCGCCGGGAAGAGCTGCCCGTCAGCGAATTGCTGATCGGGATGCAGTGCGGCGGCAGCGATGCCTTCAGCGGCATCACCGCCAATCCCAGCGCCGGTTACGCCGCCGATATGATCGTCCGCTGCGGCGGCACCGTGATGTTCAGCGAGGTCACCGAAGTCCGGGACGGCGTGCAGCTTCTGGCCGCCCGCTGTGTAGATGCCCACGTCCGCGACCGTCTGGCCGAGGAGATGAAGTGGTACGACGATTACCTCGCCGCAGGCGGTGTCGGCCGCGACGCCAACCCCACCCCCGGCAATAAGGCGGGCGGTCTGGCCAACATTGTGGAAAAGGCCATGGGTTCCATCGCCAAGAGCGGTACCAGCCCCATCGTCGAAGTGCTCAGCCCGGCCGAAAAGCCCACCAAGCACGGCCTGATCTATGCCGCCACCCCGGCTTCCGATATCGTCTGCGGCCCGTCTCAGGTCGCCTCCGGCATCGGTCTGCAGGTCTTCATGACCGGCCGCGGCACCCCCTACGGGCTGGACGTCTCCCCCGTCATCAAGGTGTGCAGCCGGAACGAGATGAAGGAGCACTGGTTCGACCTGATCGACATCTCCGCAGGCGAGGTCGCCACCGGGGAAAAGACCATCGCCGAGGTCGGCACCGAGATCTACAACTTCATCTTGGATGTGGCCAGCGGAACGAAACAGCCGTACAGCGATCAGTACGGCTTCCACAACGACATGTGCATCTTCAACCCCGCACCCATTACCTGA
- a CDS encoding enolase C-terminal domain-like protein, translating into MSPIVEKMEIFPVAGTDCMELNLSGAHAPYFTRNIVILTDSNGVEGVGEVPGGQKITAALESVKDLVVGTRIVDYKQTLNKVRAWLNANIKDDVRGLQTFDLRTGVHVVTAVEAPLLDLMGKFLDVPAAALLGDGIQRERVRFLSYLFYVGDQKKTDLPYTDESNSDCEWYRIRHNEALTPEAIVAQAKATHEKYGFEDFKLKGGVLEPEEELKAVQALKAAFPDARIDLDPNGCWSLEKSLELAPELKKVLAYCEDPCGAENGFSGRETMAEFKRDSGMPTATNMIDTDWRQMCHCISLRSVDIPLADPHFWTMNGSVRVGQMCNDFGLMWGCHSNNHFDISLAMVVQCAAAVPGKMNGIDTHWIWQEGRERLTKQPMQIVDGCIDLPKAPGLGIEIDREQILKANKLYVENCLGARNDAIGMQYLIPGWKFDNKRPCLVR; encoded by the coding sequence ATGTCCCCGATCGTAGAAAAAATGGAAATTTTCCCCGTAGCCGGTACCGACTGCATGGAGCTGAACCTGTCCGGTGCGCACGCACCGTACTTCACCCGCAACATTGTCATCCTGACCGATTCCAACGGCGTTGAGGGCGTGGGCGAAGTGCCCGGCGGCCAGAAGATTACGGCGGCACTGGAATCCGTGAAGGATCTGGTGGTCGGCACCCGCATCGTGGATTACAAGCAGACCCTGAACAAAGTCCGCGCATGGCTGAACGCCAACATCAAGGACGATGTCCGCGGCCTGCAGACCTTTGACCTGCGCACCGGCGTCCATGTGGTCACTGCCGTCGAGGCTCCGCTGCTGGACCTGATGGGCAAATTCTTGGACGTCCCCGCCGCCGCTCTGCTGGGCGACGGCATCCAGCGGGAGCGGGTGCGGTTCCTGTCTTACCTGTTCTATGTGGGCGATCAGAAAAAGACCGACCTGCCCTATACCGATGAGTCGAACTCCGACTGCGAGTGGTACCGCATCCGCCACAACGAGGCACTGACCCCGGAGGCCATCGTGGCGCAGGCAAAGGCGACCCACGAGAAGTACGGCTTCGAGGACTTCAAGCTCAAGGGCGGCGTTCTGGAGCCGGAAGAGGAGCTGAAGGCGGTGCAGGCCCTGAAGGCCGCCTTCCCCGATGCCCGGATCGATCTGGACCCGAACGGCTGCTGGAGCCTTGAAAAGTCGCTGGAGCTGGCACCGGAGCTGAAGAAAGTGCTGGCTTACTGCGAGGATCCCTGCGGCGCCGAGAACGGCTTCTCCGGCCGCGAGACCATGGCCGAGTTCAAGCGGGACAGCGGCATGCCCACTGCCACCAACATGATCGATACCGACTGGCGGCAGATGTGCCACTGCATCTCCCTGCGCAGCGTGGATATCCCTCTGGCAGACCCCCATTTCTGGACCATGAACGGCTCGGTCCGGGTCGGCCAGATGTGCAATGATTTCGGCCTGATGTGGGGCTGCCACTCCAACAACCACTTCGACATCTCTCTGGCCATGGTCGTGCAGTGCGCTGCCGCCGTGCCCGGCAAGATGAACGGCATCGATACCCACTGGATCTGGCAGGAGGGCCGCGAGCGCCTGACCAAACAGCCCATGCAGATCGTGGACGGCTGCATCGACCTGCCCAAGGCTCCCGGCCTCGGCATCGAGATCGACCGCGAGCAGATTCTCAAGGCCAACAAGCTGTACGTAGAAAACTGCCTTGGTGCCCGCAACGACGCCATCGGCATGCAGTATCTGATCCCCGGCTGGAAGTTTGACAACAAGCGTCCCTGTCTGGTGCGCTGA
- a CDS encoding enolase C-terminal domain-like protein encodes MEHPVITKMQVIPVAGYDSMLMTLSGAHAPCFTRNLVILTDSLNHTGIGEIHGGDYTCDCLNFVRPLVEGQPIAAYRQILQKIHKLARHEPTDDGEGIQTLDISKLKFVVKSEWAIECAMLDLIGQYLGVPMCQLLGEGQQRREVEMLGYLFYVSDKAKTPAGEMQYLDESGNPDPWFRLRREEILTPERIVEEAQAVQEKYGFRNFKLKGGVLTGQEEMDALRALKKAFPDARINIDPNGAWSLAEAVELCKGMHDVITYVEDPCGPEAGFSGREIMREFKNATQFQVATNMIATDWRQFYHTVSLNACDIILADPHFWGFDGTIRMSQLLDSWGLTWGVHSNNHFDITLAAFAQVGAAAVGTPAPLDTHWIWQDGQNLLDDTPQIRNGRLQVPDAPGLGVHLNMDRVMAANALYRKLPSHDRDDAKAMQYLIPGWKYDHKKPCLVR; translated from the coding sequence ATGGAACATCCCGTCATTACCAAGATGCAGGTCATCCCCGTGGCCGGTTACGACAGCATGCTGATGACCCTGTCGGGCGCGCACGCGCCCTGTTTTACCCGCAACCTCGTGATTCTGACCGACAGTCTGAACCACACCGGCATCGGCGAGATCCATGGCGGCGACTATACCTGCGACTGCCTGAACTTTGTCCGCCCGCTGGTGGAGGGGCAGCCCATTGCCGCCTACCGGCAGATCTTGCAGAAGATCCACAAACTGGCCCGGCACGAGCCGACCGACGACGGCGAGGGCATCCAGACGCTGGACATCTCCAAGCTGAAGTTCGTGGTCAAGAGCGAATGGGCCATCGAGTGCGCCATGCTGGACCTGATAGGCCAGTATCTGGGCGTTCCCATGTGCCAGCTTCTGGGTGAGGGGCAGCAGCGCAGGGAGGTGGAGATGCTGGGCTACCTCTTCTACGTCTCCGACAAGGCAAAGACCCCCGCCGGGGAGATGCAGTATCTGGACGAATCCGGCAACCCGGACCCGTGGTTCCGCCTGCGGCGGGAGGAGATCCTGACTCCGGAGCGGATCGTGGAGGAAGCACAGGCCGTGCAGGAAAAATACGGCTTCCGCAATTTCAAGCTCAAGGGCGGCGTCCTGACCGGGCAGGAGGAGATGGACGCGCTCCGGGCGCTGAAAAAGGCGTTCCCCGATGCACGGATCAACATCGACCCCAACGGGGCGTGGAGCCTTGCCGAGGCGGTGGAGCTGTGCAAAGGGATGCACGACGTCATCACCTATGTGGAGGATCCCTGCGGCCCGGAGGCCGGGTTCTCCGGCCGTGAGATCATGCGGGAATTCAAGAATGCCACCCAGTTCCAAGTTGCCACCAACATGATCGCGACCGACTGGCGGCAGTTCTACCACACCGTCAGCCTGAACGCCTGCGATATCATCCTTGCCGACCCGCATTTCTGGGGCTTTGACGGCACCATCCGGATGAGCCAGCTGTTGGATAGCTGGGGGCTGACGTGGGGCGTGCATTCCAACAACCACTTCGATATCACGCTGGCTGCCTTTGCGCAGGTGGGGGCCGCCGCCGTGGGCACCCCCGCCCCGCTGGACACCCACTGGATCTGGCAGGACGGCCAGAACCTTCTGGACGACACGCCGCAGATCCGGAACGGACGTCTTCAGGTGCCGGATGCTCCCGGTCTGGGCGTCCACCTGAACATGGACCGCGTTATGGCCGCCAACGCACTGTATCGGAAGCTGCCCTCCCATGACCGGGATGACGCAAAGGCCATGCAGTACCTGATCCCCGGCTGGAAATACGACCACAAGAAGCCCTGCCTCGTCCGCTGA